From one Butyricimonas faecihominis genomic stretch:
- the glpK gene encoding glycerol kinase GlpK: protein MKAEKYVLALDQGTTSSRAVLFNHDGNIIAMAQKPIEQHYPHPAWVEHDPNEIWYSQSSVAAEAVAKANLTGLDIACIGITNQRETTIVWDRETSLPVYRAIVWQDRRTADICRELQENGYTDMIREKTGLIIDAYFSATKIKWILDNIEGVRERAEKGKLCFGTVDSWLVWKFTHGRVHVTDVSNASRTMLFNIHTQKWDKELLDLFNIPESMLPEVKSSSEIYSETATTLFSTKIPISGIAGDQQAALFGQLCIEPGMTKTTYGTGCFMVMNTGNEVVTSENNLLSTIAWKIGNSVTYALEGSVFVGGAAIQWLRDGINLIQSASQSETLATSVPDNGGVYFVPALTGMGAPYWDQYARGAMLGLTRGTTPAHITRATLEGIAFQVYDILKAMEHDTKRTSPEMRVDGGAVANNFLMQFQSDICRETVIRPKILETTALGAAYLAGLATGYWRDTDELRQQWSIDREFTPIDTEEHVNAMLHKWHKAVERARAWEELGEE from the coding sequence ATGAAAGCAGAAAAATATGTACTCGCACTAGACCAAGGAACAACCTCTTCCCGGGCCGTGCTATTCAATCATGATGGCAATATTATTGCCATGGCTCAAAAACCGATCGAACAACATTATCCTCATCCCGCTTGGGTGGAACATGATCCGAATGAGATCTGGTACTCGCAATCATCCGTTGCGGCTGAGGCTGTTGCCAAAGCAAACCTTACAGGACTTGACATTGCTTGTATCGGGATCACGAATCAACGTGAAACCACCATCGTGTGGGATCGGGAGACGTCCCTTCCCGTTTATCGTGCCATCGTGTGGCAAGACCGACGTACAGCCGATATTTGCCGGGAATTACAAGAAAACGGATATACCGATATGATCCGGGAGAAAACGGGTTTGATCATTGACGCCTATTTCTCCGCCACCAAAATCAAATGGATTCTCGACAATATCGAAGGAGTACGGGAAAGAGCCGAAAAAGGAAAACTATGTTTCGGAACCGTTGATAGCTGGCTAGTCTGGAAATTCACTCACGGACGAGTACACGTTACCGATGTCAGCAACGCATCGCGTACCATGCTTTTCAACATACATACCCAGAAATGGGATAAAGAACTTCTTGATCTGTTCAACATCCCGGAATCCATGTTACCGGAAGTAAAGAGTAGTAGTGAAATTTACTCAGAAACCGCAACAACCTTATTCTCAACGAAGATTCCAATTTCAGGAATCGCGGGAGACCAACAAGCGGCTCTATTCGGTCAACTCTGTATTGAACCGGGTATGACAAAAACTACCTATGGGACAGGATGTTTCATGGTGATGAACACCGGAAACGAGGTGGTCACTTCCGAGAACAACTTGCTGAGTACGATTGCTTGGAAGATCGGGAACTCCGTTACTTATGCCCTCGAAGGAAGCGTTTTCGTGGGAGGTGCCGCCATACAATGGCTACGTGATGGAATCAATTTGATCCAAAGTGCAAGCCAAAGTGAAACGCTGGCGACGTCTGTACCGGATAACGGCGGAGTCTACTTCGTCCCTGCCCTCACGGGTATGGGAGCCCCTTACTGGGACCAATACGCCCGTGGAGCCATGCTGGGCCTCACGAGAGGAACAACTCCCGCGCACATTACCCGGGCCACCCTTGAAGGCATTGCTTTCCAAGTCTACGACATTCTGAAAGCTATGGAACATGACACGAAACGAACCTCTCCGGAGATGCGAGTAGATGGTGGAGCAGTGGCCAATAACTTCCTAATGCAATTCCAAAGTGACATTTGCCGAGAAACCGTGATCCGTCCGAAGATTCTTGAAACAACAGCTCTGGGAGCCGCATATCTGGCCGGACTGGCCACCGGCTACTGGCGGGACACGGACGAATTACGCCAACAATGGAGTATCGATCGGGAATTTACCCCTATTGATACAGAGGAACACGTGAACGCCATGCTCCACAAGTGGCATAAGGCCGTCGAACGTGCAAGAGCATGGGAAGAACTGGGTGAAGAATAA
- the gltX gene encoding glutamate--tRNA ligase, with protein sequence MDRKVRVRFAPSPTGALHLGGVRTALFNYLFARHHGGDFLLRIEDTDQTRYVPGAEEYIIESLKWCGLTVDEGVGVGGEYGPYRQSERKPLYKQYALQLVESGNAYYSFDTAEELNAQRAACESKGETFMYNAISRKNMKNSLTMSTEEVKTLLDSGANYVIRFKMPENEDLYLQDIIRGEVHFNTSLLDDKVLFKADGMPTYHLANIVDDHLMKISHVIRGEEWLPSLPLHVLLYRAFGWEDTMPEFAHLPLILKPVGNGKLSKRDGNKMGFPVFPMEFTDPETGEKWHGYKEDGYLPEAFINMLALLGWNPGTEQEIFTLQELCDQFSLERVNKSGARFNPDKAKWFNHKYLVQKSDAELAVQLNEFLVKDGISYDMAKLEKICRLLKERANFVADIYNSSQYFYHAPQAYDEKGVKKSWKEETPVLMQELIEVLEKVADFTSPNTEEAVKEWVSGKEIGFGKIMNPFRLAIIGSADGPHMFDIIEILGKEETLTRLHRIISTLK encoded by the coding sequence ATGGATAGAAAAGTACGAGTAAGATTTGCTCCCAGTCCTACCGGAGCCCTCCATCTAGGAGGTGTGAGAACAGCTCTTTTCAATTATTTATTTGCCCGTCATCACGGGGGAGATTTTTTATTACGAATTGAAGACACGGATCAAACCCGCTACGTGCCGGGTGCCGAAGAATATATTATCGAATCATTAAAATGGTGCGGCCTCACCGTCGATGAAGGTGTCGGCGTGGGAGGTGAATACGGCCCCTATCGTCAAAGCGAGCGGAAACCGCTTTACAAACAATACGCCCTACAGCTCGTGGAATCAGGGAATGCTTACTATTCTTTTGACACCGCGGAAGAACTTAACGCACAACGGGCAGCCTGCGAGTCAAAAGGCGAAACATTCATGTACAACGCCATCAGCCGGAAGAACATGAAGAACTCGCTAACCATGAGTACCGAAGAAGTGAAGACATTGTTGGATAGCGGGGCAAACTACGTGATTCGTTTCAAAATGCCTGAAAACGAGGATCTCTATTTACAAGACATTATCCGGGGTGAAGTACATTTCAACACCTCGTTACTTGATGATAAAGTTTTATTCAAGGCCGACGGGATGCCTACCTATCATCTGGCAAACATCGTTGACGACCACTTGATGAAAATATCCCACGTGATCCGCGGAGAAGAATGGTTACCCTCTCTCCCGCTACACGTGTTATTATACCGCGCTTTCGGTTGGGAAGATACCATGCCGGAGTTCGCTCACTTGCCGCTAATTCTGAAACCCGTGGGTAACGGAAAGTTAAGCAAACGTGACGGAAATAAAATGGGATTCCCGGTATTCCCGATGGAATTTACCGATCCCGAAACAGGAGAAAAATGGCACGGGTATAAAGAAGACGGTTACCTGCCGGAAGCCTTTATCAACATGCTGGCTCTACTGGGATGGAATCCCGGAACAGAGCAAGAAATCTTCACGTTACAGGAATTGTGCGATCAATTCTCGCTGGAACGCGTGAATAAATCCGGGGCTCGCTTTAATCCGGACAAGGCTAAATGGTTTAATCACAAATATCTCGTACAAAAAAGTGACGCGGAACTGGCCGTTCAGTTAAACGAATTCCTAGTAAAGGACGGGATTTCCTATGACATGGCGAAATTGGAAAAGATTTGCCGTCTTTTGAAAGAAAGAGCCAATTTTGTCGCGGACATCTACAACTCATCCCAGTACTTCTACCATGCCCCTCAGGCTTACGATGAGAAAGGCGTGAAGAAAAGCTGGAAAGAAGAAACTCCGGTACTTATGCAGGAGTTGATTGAGGTACTGGAAAAAGTGGCCGATTTCACCTCTCCAAACACGGAAGAGGCCGTGAAAGAGTGGGTTTCCGGAAAAGAAATCGGATTCGGAAAAATCATGAATCCTTTCCGGTTGGCTATTATCGGTTCTGCCGACGGCCCGCATATGTTTGATATTATCGAAATTCTAGGAAAAGAAGAAACTTTAACACGTCTTCACCGTATTATATCAACACTGAAATAA
- the dusB gene encoding tRNA dihydrouridine synthase DusB — translation MIVGGKDVGDRPLILAPMEEVTNPPFRKFCKRYGADWLYSEFVSADALVRSINKTVKKLTIEENERPVTIQIYGRFIDSMVEAAKIVEEVQPDFIDINFGCPVKRVAAKGAGAGMLRDVPLMVEMAKQIVQAVKIPVTAKTRLGWDCENIIIDDVAERLQDVGISALAIHGRTRSQMYKGEADWEPIARVKQNPRIKIPIIGNGDIDSPQKVKEAFERYGVDGVMIGRATIGKPWIFEQIKHYLATGEILPELSVPAQIEIIKEQILLSMEWLDEVRGLFHMRRHMACMFKGLPHFRDLRIQMLQAPTIEELWGVFDQIAERYGSMDPEDLVEEDLNS, via the coding sequence ATGATTGTCGGAGGAAAAGATGTAGGAGATCGGCCGTTGATTCTGGCCCCGATGGAAGAGGTTACCAATCCCCCTTTCCGGAAATTCTGTAAACGCTACGGGGCCGACTGGCTCTATTCGGAGTTTGTGTCGGCGGATGCGTTGGTGCGTTCTATTAACAAGACGGTTAAGAAGTTGACGATAGAAGAGAATGAACGTCCGGTGACGATACAAATTTACGGGCGGTTTATTGATTCCATGGTCGAGGCGGCAAAAATAGTTGAAGAGGTTCAGCCCGATTTTATAGATATAAATTTTGGTTGTCCGGTGAAACGGGTGGCCGCGAAAGGGGCAGGGGCAGGAATGCTCCGGGATGTTCCTTTAATGGTGGAGATGGCTAAACAGATCGTGCAGGCGGTGAAGATTCCGGTGACGGCAAAGACCCGTTTGGGATGGGATTGCGAGAATATTATCATTGATGACGTGGCGGAACGCTTGCAGGATGTCGGGATCAGTGCGTTGGCTATTCACGGGCGGACCCGTTCGCAAATGTATAAAGGAGAAGCGGATTGGGAACCGATTGCCCGGGTAAAACAAAATCCTCGTATTAAGATCCCGATTATCGGGAACGGGGATATAGATTCACCACAGAAGGTGAAAGAGGCTTTTGAACGTTATGGTGTTGACGGGGTGATGATCGGGCGTGCCACGATCGGGAAACCTTGGATTTTCGAGCAAATCAAGCATTATTTGGCCACGGGAGAGATATTACCGGAATTGTCGGTTCCGGCCCAGATAGAGATCATCAAGGAACAGATTCTGTTGTCCATGGAATGGTTGGATGAGGTGAGAGGTTTGTTTCACATGCGGCGACACATGGCCTGTATGTTTAAAGGCTTGCCTCATTTCCGGGACTTGCGGATTCAAATGTTACAAGCTCCTACTATTGAAGAGTTGTGGGGGGTGTTTGATCAGATTGCAGAACGCTATGGTTCGATGGATCCCGAAGATCTAGTGGAGGAGGATCTGAATAGTTAG
- the zupT gene encoding zinc transporter ZupT: MELSWDNVLLAFALTLFAGLSTGIGSAIAFLTKKTNKKFLSLSLGFSAGVMIYVSFVEIFPTAQEALRENYSEKIADVIVAISFFSGMGLIAIIDKLIPSYENPHEVKSVESMEAKQPHDKKLMRMGIFSALAIGIHNFPEGLATFIAGLSNPEIAYPIAFAIAIHNIPEGIAVSVPIFFATGSRKKAFKLSFLSGLSEPLGAIIGFFLIYTFIGINSVILGVLFALVAGIMVFISLDELLPTAKEYGAHHLSIYGLVAGMALMAFSLLLF; the protein is encoded by the coding sequence ATGGAACTATCTTGGGATAACGTATTACTTGCTTTTGCCCTCACCTTATTCGCCGGATTATCAACCGGTATCGGGAGTGCTATTGCCTTCCTCACCAAAAAAACTAACAAGAAATTCCTGTCCCTCTCCCTCGGATTCAGCGCAGGAGTGATGATTTATGTCTCATTCGTGGAAATATTCCCCACGGCCCAAGAGGCTTTGCGAGAAAACTACTCCGAGAAAATAGCCGATGTTATCGTGGCCATTTCATTCTTTTCAGGGATGGGTCTGATTGCTATCATTGATAAACTCATTCCCTCGTATGAGAATCCGCACGAGGTGAAATCCGTGGAAAGCATGGAAGCCAAGCAACCGCATGACAAGAAGTTAATGCGTATGGGAATATTCTCGGCTCTCGCTATCGGGATTCACAATTTCCCGGAAGGATTAGCGACATTCATTGCCGGGCTATCGAACCCCGAAATTGCCTACCCGATTGCCTTTGCCATCGCCATACACAATATCCCGGAAGGAATTGCCGTATCTGTTCCTATTTTCTTTGCTACCGGAAGTCGTAAGAAAGCATTCAAGCTATCCTTCCTCTCCGGCTTATCGGAACCCTTAGGAGCAATTATCGGGTTCTTCCTCATCTACACTTTTATCGGAATCAATTCTGTTATCCTAGGCGTCCTATTCGCACTCGTGGCAGGCATCATGGTTTTTATCTCACTGGATGAACTTTTGCCCACCGCCAAAGAATACGGGGCGCATCATCTATCCATTTACGGACTGGTGGCAGGTATGGCGCTGATGGCTTTCAGCTTGTTACTTTTCTAA
- a CDS encoding nitroreductase family protein, protein MKKWNTFYLLLVVVLAIVILKTSCMGDQKQDETTLKSKAVLENIAERKSVRKYLNKSVEEDKIDAMVKAGMAAPSGMDRRPWEFVVVTDREALDSMAAKLPYAKMLTNAPLAIVVCGDTTRSSYWYLDCSAATQNVLLAAEALGLGAVWTAAYPYEDRIDVVRQNTGLPENIVPLCVIPIGYPDGPQKAKDKFDLQRVHRNKY, encoded by the coding sequence ATGAAGAAATGGAATACCTTTTACCTGTTGCTTGTCGTAGTATTAGCAATTGTAATTTTAAAAACATCGTGTATGGGAGATCAGAAACAAGATGAAACGACTTTGAAGTCAAAGGCTGTTTTGGAAAATATAGCTGAACGGAAAAGTGTTCGGAAGTATTTGAATAAGAGTGTGGAGGAAGATAAGATCGATGCCATGGTGAAAGCCGGTATGGCGGCTCCTTCCGGCATGGACAGACGTCCGTGGGAGTTTGTGGTCGTGACGGATCGGGAGGCTCTTGATTCGATGGCAGCGAAATTGCCTTATGCTAAAATGTTGACAAATGCCCCGTTGGCTATTGTTGTCTGTGGGGATACGACACGTTCTTCTTACTGGTATCTGGATTGCTCTGCGGCAACACAGAATGTATTGTTGGCCGCGGAGGCATTGGGACTTGGTGCCGTGTGGACGGCAGCTTATCCTTACGAGGATCGGATTGATGTTGTACGCCAGAATACGGGATTACCGGAAAATATCGTGCCTCTTTGCGTGATTCCGATAGGTTACCCGGATGGCCCACAGAAAGCGAAAGATAAGTTTGACCTGCAACGGGTGCATCGGAATAAATACTAA
- a CDS encoding MIP/aquaporin family protein gives MSPFIAELLGTMVMILLGDGVVANVVLKKTKGFQAGWITITTAWALAVFTGVVIAGPYSGAHLNPAITIGFAIAEKFPWASVGPYIIAQMLGAALGAFLVWIIYYDHFKATEDTGAKLGVFCTAPEIRHNIVNFGCELIATFVLMFSVFYITGAELMSDVDSTTPIGLGSIGAIPVSFIVWVIGLSLGGVTGYAINPARDLGPRIMHAILPIPGKGNSGWDYAWIPIVGPLAGSLVAALLYISL, from the coding sequence ATGTCACCTTTTATCGCAGAGCTACTTGGAACAATGGTCATGATCCTTTTGGGAGATGGCGTAGTAGCCAACGTCGTGCTTAAGAAAACCAAAGGATTCCAAGCCGGATGGATCACCATCACCACGGCTTGGGCGCTCGCCGTATTTACAGGAGTTGTGATCGCCGGCCCTTACAGCGGCGCACATCTGAATCCTGCCATCACGATAGGTTTTGCCATCGCCGAGAAATTCCCGTGGGCCAGCGTGGGGCCTTACATCATCGCCCAAATGCTAGGTGCTGCACTGGGGGCTTTTCTGGTATGGATCATCTATTACGATCATTTTAAAGCCACGGAAGATACCGGAGCCAAACTGGGAGTATTCTGCACCGCTCCTGAAATTCGCCATAATATCGTGAATTTCGGATGCGAGCTGATTGCCACCTTCGTGCTTATGTTCTCAGTCTTCTACATTACCGGGGCTGAACTCATGTCAGACGTGGACTCAACCACCCCGATCGGGCTCGGTTCTATCGGGGCCATTCCCGTATCGTTCATTGTTTGGGTCATCGGTCTTTCCCTAGGGGGAGTCACCGGCTACGCCATCAATCCCGCCCGGGACCTCGGACCGAGAATCATGCATGCCATCCTACCCATTCCGGGCAAAGGCAATAGTGGCTGGGATTACGCGTGGATTCCCATCGTCGGACCATTAGCGGGATCGCTTGTTGCAGCACTTCTGTATATCAGTTTATAA
- a CDS encoding outer membrane beta-barrel protein gives MKSIIITLTLLCSFSFFSQAEKTNQADTIKNVHLQEKREKGEVWKTQVLSNPLHSRVYQRSQNPRFRGHWSGFNLGFADFSVSNEQLDGAGDYLDLERKNSLVMQFNMFQYSMRLNKLNNIGLVTGLGLEYQRFRFANKNSIKRGDGGQIYPMEVENVKKSSFKNLYLTVPLIFEWQFPAKKYQRAYVAAGVMGGLRLHTKTKVVYKNENGDTRRMKNSGNYSMNPVKADAVVRVGYYKLALWGSYTITNMMEKNKAPEIHPYTIGFGVNF, from the coding sequence ATGAAAAGTATTATTATCACCTTGACCTTATTATGCAGCTTTTCCTTTTTTTCTCAGGCAGAAAAAACGAATCAAGCCGATACCATAAAGAACGTACATCTTCAGGAAAAACGAGAAAAAGGAGAAGTTTGGAAAACGCAAGTGTTAAGTAACCCTCTCCATAGTAGGGTATATCAACGCAGCCAAAATCCGCGTTTCCGGGGACACTGGAGCGGTTTCAACCTAGGCTTTGCCGATTTCTCTGTCAGTAACGAACAACTGGATGGAGCCGGAGACTATTTAGATTTGGAACGTAAAAATTCGCTCGTCATGCAATTTAACATGTTCCAGTATAGCATGCGCCTCAACAAGCTAAACAACATCGGTTTAGTTACCGGTTTGGGATTAGAGTATCAACGTTTCCGCTTTGCTAACAAAAATAGTATTAAACGTGGTGACGGCGGGCAAATCTACCCGATGGAAGTAGAAAATGTCAAAAAGAGTTCTTTCAAGAACCTTTACCTGACCGTACCTCTTATCTTCGAATGGCAATTCCCAGCCAAGAAATACCAACGTGCCTACGTGGCAGCCGGAGTGATGGGCGGTTTAAGATTACATACCAAAACAAAAGTCGTTTACAAGAATGAAAACGGTGATACCCGTCGCATGAAAAATTCCGGTAATTATAGCATGAACCCGGTAAAAGCGGATGCCGTGGTTCGTGTCGGGTATTACAAACTGGCATTATGGGGAAGTTACACCATCACAAACATGATGGAAAAGAACAAAGCCCCCGAAATCCACCCGTACACGATCGGGTTTGGGGTTAATTTCTAA